Part of the Fusarium musae strain F31 chromosome 3, whole genome shotgun sequence genome, CCTGAAGGATGTTGTTCTGGCTAGAATACTCGACGATCCTACTTTTTCGGTTCTCAATTCTCTCATCTTTTTCAACCAAGTCGACATTGTTCAGCACCTGCAAGCGAATGCCGCTTTTCTTAACGAGTTGTTTGGCATCTTCAGGCCCACGAACAGCGAtcagaagagaaagaaggaagcgGTGCTGTTCATCCAGCAATGTTGTGCTATTGCCAAGAATATCCAACCCCCGGCGCGTCAGACATTATACAACAACTTTATCGCTCATGGACTTCTTTCCGTCATCCACTTCGGGCTCAGACACCATGACGTGGGAGTTAGAGTTGGGGCAACCGACATCCTGATCTCTATCATCGATCACGATCCCCAAATGATCCGCCAGACTTTGTACCGTCAACTACACGAGAACCAGACTCTGCTCACTGACTCTTTGATTGATCTTCTACTGGTGGAAGTTGATCTCGGCGTCAAGTCTCAAATCTCAGAAGCACTCAGGGTCTTATTAGACCCTGGCCCCCCACAAATGCAAAATAACGAGGCCCTTGCCAAGGCTAATGGCGAGTTTATGGGAAGACAGAGACCTCAAATCGCCCTGGACCCTCAGCAAGAGACTTTTCTCAATAAGTTTTACGACAAGTCGGCTCCAAGGCTATTCAAGCCCCTCATGGATTTAGAGAAGCGAACGGACATGAACTTTACTGTGCAGCAGGCTTCCATGTTCACGTATCTTATCGAGATCCAAACATTCTTTATCCGCTGTCACCAGTTACGCGTCAAGTTACATGTCATGTCTCACGATATCGTTAAGCGCATTGCTCAGCTTCTCACATGCTCTGAGAAATTTTTGAGATTAGGTACGAAAACTTGATCCGATGTGTTCGACCTTGCTAACTCTCTATAGTTGCTATCCGCTTCTTCCGATCGTTAATCGGAATGCAGGATGAGTTCTACATCAAACATCTCATGGAGAAGCAGGTTCTTGGACCAATTCTCGAAGTTCTTATCGAGACCGTGCCCCGAGACAACCTCTTAGGCTCAGCATCGCTGGAATTTTTCGAGTTCATCAAGAAAGAGAATATCAAAGACCTGATCAAACATCTCGTGGCCAACTATAGAGAAAAGCTTAGAGGGTTGAGCTATATGTCGACATTCCGGGAGATCCTTCTTAGATATGACCAAACCCAGGGTTACACATCTAATGTCGACTATTTCCTGGAAGCCGAAGACGAGATGGGCAGGAGACCTCTAGCCAGCACAAGGATGGCCGAGCAAATCACTGTTGAGCAAGAGCAAGAGGAATACTGGGCGACATCCGatcctgaagatgaggacgacCAGTCAAGTAAAGAGGGGGAAAGGACACCGTCCACGAATGGCTCAATCACCTCGAAGCTACTGGTCGACTACGCATcggatgaagagactgaCGAAAATGCCGACCCTGAAGCTACACCAGAAGCGGACAGCCAGCACAGCGATGTTGCATCCGATGCTGTGCACTCGCCTATTGATTCGAGCCTTGGGGGCGGTATTCCACCGCCTGAGCGACTTTCAGAGAAGCGTCGAcgcgaagaggaggaagacgaggatgagatgagcaaAATGATGCAAAATAAGagacgcagcagcagcggttCTGTCACGGCGATCCTCGGCAACTCTCGCGGCCCACAAAGACGCAAAAGCTTCAACGTTAACTCTCCTACTGGAGGCAAGAAGATCGCCATCAGTCTCTCTAGTGGCTTAAAAACAGGCAGCGACCCAGGTTCCAACGAGGAGTCATAAGTTCTCCTCACTTCTTTCGGCGATGGCGTACCGGTTATTGGTCTGTTTTTGGTTTATCATGAAAGGGGGGTGCAGACTTGAGGTCTCACTCCCGCACAAGCACATTTAGCAAGTACAGCTTGCTGGTTAACGGAACGGTCAGGTGGTGAGAACCGGCGTTGATGTTTGAAATATCCTTGTGGCATCCGTCACTATATTCTTAGTATCACAAGCTCTGCTGCACCCAGGCACCCTTTGACTAGGCGTGTTTGAATTATCTGCATTGCTTGGTCTGGTCTAATGGGGCTTTATCGGGACCGAGATTCTGCCCCCTTGTTTGGACGATAGGGTCGTCGAGAATCGACGGCAGGGCACGCGTATTGCGTGTGGAGGAAATCAGGGCTTGCAAGTTGAGATTGGCAGGATTGTAAAAAGGGGGAGATTTTGAAAGCGGCCTGCTAGCTGAGCAGTAACCGTAGTGCATAGGGGTGGTTTATTGAGTTGCAGAGCTGTATCATCATAAATTTTATGGCTTCAATGGCCCTTGTGAGACGAGCAAGGAGCTGAGTCGGGTTCAGGGACGATAGTTGGTGCTGATCCCAGGCCATTCGTAACGAAGAAATGAAAAAGACCCGTCTAGATGAAGAACAAATATTCGTCATATTTGCCCAGTTCTTTTCACTTGATCTAAGTTTCCCCGGTACATAATCTCCATCTCTGAACTTTTGTAAACTTTCATAAACTCTGATAGTATCTTCTAAAGCGGCCTAAGTCTACTCTATCCTTGAGGGAAATCGTTATAAAATTCATCTAAACTTTTACACCTTTTTGAACTGCCTGGACCACTTTTCGTACCCATCAATCATTTGTTTTGTGATATTCCGTGGTGTTTTCTCAAGAACAGCTGTTAAGTCGGCCATGGTCATTTCGAGCTTGTTGGCTGTTCTGTCATCGTCATAACGCTCCTGGACAAGCATGCAGGTCTGATCGCAGATGGACTTGATCTCAGCTCCGGAATAACCTTCAGCGAGTCGAGACAGGTCTGCAATATCGACGTCTGATGCTAGAGGTAGGCCGCGGAGATGTACGTTGAAAATAGCTTCTCGTGCAGTTCCGTCAGGAGGGCCAACGTACAGGACTTGGTCGAATCGGCCCGGCCGCATTAATGCTGGGTCCATGGCCTCGGGTCGATTAGTAGCTGCTAGGATAAGCACCCCTGAGAGAGCCTCGAAACCGTCCATTTCAGTGAGTAGGGTCGTGAGCATATTGACAGAGCCAGTGCTACGGGTAGCAGAGCCACTACCTGAACGCTGTCCACCGATAGAGTCGATCtcatcgaagaagatgatagaCGGAGAAGCATTGCGGGCTCGTTCGAAAAGAGTACGCACGGCTCGCTCAGACTCGCCGACGTACATGTTAAGAAGCTCGGCACCTTTGACAGCAAAGAAATTGAAGCCTGATTCTGTTGCGGCGGCTTGGGCTGAGAGAGTCTTGGAGCAGCCAGGAGGCCCGTAGAGCAAAAGACCTTTGGGAGGTGGCCGAAGAGAGTGTTCAGGGTTCTAAATGCATGATAGTCAGAGTCTTGTTAAGATATCTTGATAGTCAAATCTCATATCGCACCTTTGTATACTTGATCATTCGATTGAGTGCCTTTTTCAGCACATCCTGACCACCGACATCCTGCCAATGAATAGTAGGAGGGTTGAGATTGATGTCGCGCATAGCCGTGGGACGGACTAGCTTTCTCGCTCGTTCCAGATCAGACTTTTCCAAGAAATTCTCCTCGTCAAAATCGACACCTGCCTTGAGCAGCTGGGTTTTGCGGCCACGGACGGCGGTTGTGATTAAGATGTCGAGGTCCTTGGGGCTGTATGCATGTGTCATCTGTGCCAGTTCGAGGAGGAGTGCTTGTCTGTCGCCTCTAATCGGTGGCTTAAAGGACTCAAGTATTTCTAGACGTTCGTGGGTTCTAGGAATAGGTAGAGGGGTGTGGTCTAGGAAGCGAGTGGACGATCGAAGTCCCTCAGGGATATCAGTATAGAAATCGGAGCAAGTTGCGATTACCACGACTTGAATGTAGGCGTTTTTCGACTGGGAGATTTCGGCCAAAGCATCCAGTTCTTCGCCTATTGTTTCGATTACAGTATCGCGATTTGAGCGATCCTTGCTGATTAGAGACTCGAAATTATCCATCAAAATGATGCTCGGTTGCTGGCTCTGTGCAACCTTGAAGGTTTCCCTGATACTCGCGATCTTGTCCGAGGGCTTAATCCAATGCACTCTGCCCCATTTCGTTGCAGCGATGCGATTCAAAATGAAAGTCTTGCCAGTGCCGGAGCCACCATGTATAACAAAAGCAGCCGACATCTTATCTCCTTTGACATTACATGGCTGAGTGATGAGGAGCAGGAATTCGTTCAGTGTGTTGATTTGCTTTGTCATTCCTGGGACGCCAGTTACGACCAAATCGCCCCGGTCCTGGGCATTTAAGTCTGTGATTGTTGAATTGGCATCAGCGATGATTATGGCTGTCGTGTAATTGCTGAATTTGGCAACGCTATTGGCCTTCGAGTCAACGGAAATGACCTTGAAGTTTCGGCGTGCCTTGCAAGTGTGTATCGCTTCCACAACCATGCCAGGGTAAATGAGATCAGCACGATCTTAGGAGTTAGCATGTTGGGTAGTGAACTGCATAAGGGGGTTCAAGCTTACCAAAGGCAGATGCAAGTGAATTCTCCCAAGAAAAAGGGTACTTTGCGCCTTTCTCTAATCTCTCCATCCTTTCAAATTCGGCGGCTGTCTTGTCTGTCACTTCAGTGACTTCTTGTACAACGACTTCTTCCGCCTCCGGTGTTGTGCCTGCAATCGTGATGCGAACAGCATCACCGATTTTGAAACCTGTAGCTTCTTGGAACGCCCTAGTCATCATAACTACATTGGGGCTGAGGTTCTTCTCTGGAAGGATCCATAGCGAGGCTTCTCGCTGCAGGTCTTCTTGGGGAGCATCTTCCTTGTTGGCGGCGGCAGATTCTAAGCGTGTGACAACGCAGTGTTTTCCGTTTTCTAGATTTCCATTTAAAGACAGAAGAGTGTCCTTGCTGACATAGATTCGAGCGGCACCGAGAAGACTTGCCTTCTCGAGGCTTGTATTGGCCAAAGGCCTGACCTTTGCGTCCACACTCTTCGCAAGCATGACAAAGACGGATGCGCTGTTATGTGACAAGTTTAGATAATGTTTGGTGAAATTTGATGAGTTTAGAATATCAACGAAGTAGCCGCCTTAAAAGTTAAGGTAAGGTATTGTAAGGCACTGCCGCTGAATGTAGTTGATGAAGGAAGGATGTTACTTGAGCTGCTACTGCCGTGTTAGTGCGCAAAGAAAATACTCTCCACTCCCACTCACAAATCTGCAGGTGCGACTGAAGGCTCTTTCCAACCCAAGTTGAAGGGCCCAATTTATagagca contains:
- a CDS encoding hypothetical protein (EggNog:ENOG41), coding for MTGSIEAPASAARALRLYVVDVLSILHLYTLIVWQEPSSGVDMALSFQEAEGCAMIWRFVSNVQQTFHNHLPGAGMLDRSSPMDYDTDNQCLDDGLSDDLPIDAPPAINLPTAELGNLGDIEQTMRMMSTTANGRDALAKAIMAEDFIGKIVPLVEMAEDLESLQDLHRLCNIMKTVILLNDTSIIEHAVSDECVLGVVGALEYDPDFPSHKANHRHWLGNQGRYKEVVPIEEEQIRRKIHQTYRLQYLKDVVLARILDDPTFSVLNSLIFFNQVDIVQHLQANAAFLNELFGIFRPTNSDQKRKKEAVLFIQQCCAIAKNIQPPARQTLYNNFIAHGLLSVIHFGLRHHDVGVRVGATDILISIIDHDPQMIRQTLYRQLHENQTLLTDSLIDLLLVEVDLGVKSQISEALRVLLDPGPPQMQNNEALAKANGEFMGRQRPQIALDPQQETFLNKFYDKSAPRLFKPLMDLEKRTDMNFTVQQASMFTYLIEIQTFFIRCHQLRVKLHVMSHDIVKRIAQLLTCSEKFLRLVAIRFFRSLIGMQDEFYIKHLMEKQVLGPILEVLIETVPRDNLLGSASLEFFEFIKKENIKDLIKHLVANYREKLRGLSYMSTFREILLRYDQTQGYTSNVDYFLEAEDEMGRRPLASTRMAEQITVEQEQEEYWATSDPEDEDDQSSKEGERTPSTNGSITSKLLVDYASDEETDENADPEATPEADSQHSDVASDAVHSPIDSSLGGGIPPPERLSEKRRREEEEDEDEMSKMMQNKRRSSSGSVTAILGNSRGPQRRKSFNVNSPTGGKKIAISLSSGLKTGSDPGSNEES
- a CDS encoding hypothetical protein (EggNog:ENOG41) produces the protein MLAKSVDAKVRPLANTSLEKASLLGAARIYVSKDTLLSLNGNLENGKHCVVTRLESAAANKEDAPQEDLQREASLWILPEKNLSPNVVMMTRAFQEATGFKIGDAVRITIAGTTPEAEEVVVQEVTEVTDKTAAEFERMERLEKGAKYPFSWENSLASAFDRADLIYPGMVVEAIHTCKARRNFKVISVDSKANSVAKFSNYTTAIIIADANSTITDLNAQDRGDLVVTGVPGMTKQINTLNEFLLLITQPCNVKGDKMSAAFVIHGGSGTGKTFILNRIAATKWGRVHWIKPSDKIASIRETFKVAQSQQPSIILMDNFESLISKDRSNRDTVIETIGEELDALAEISQSKNAYIQVVVIATCSDFYTDIPEGLRSSTRFLDHTPLPIPRTHERLEILESFKPPIRGDRQALLLELAQMTHAYSPKDLDILITTAVRGRKTQLLKAGVDFDEENFLEKSDLERARKLVRPTAMRDINLNPPTIHWQDVGGQDVLKKALNRMIKYTKNPEHSLRPPPKGLLLYGPPGCSKTLSAQAAATESGFNFFAVKGAELLNMYVGESERAVRTLFERARNASPSIIFFDEIDSIGGQRSGSGSATRSTGSVNMLTTLLTEMDGFEALSGVLILAATNRPEAMDPALMRPGRFDQVLYVGPPDGTAREAIFNVHLRGLPLASDVDIADLSRLAEGYSGAEIKSICDQTCMLVQERYDDDRTANKLEMTMADLTAVLEKTPRNITKQMIDGYEKWSRQFKKV